In one window of Streptomyces griseus subsp. griseus DNA:
- a CDS encoding ATP-binding cassette domain-containing protein: MSTELAIETTGLVKVFGENRAVDGVDLAVPTGTVYGVLGPNGAGKTTTVRMLATLLRPDDGSARVFGKDVVKEADAVRSRVSLTGQYASVDEDLTGNENLILLARLLGHSRTAARDRAAQLLEGFGLTEAAGKQVKNYSGGMRRRIDIAASILNTPDLLFLDEPTTGLDPRSRNQVWDIVRAVVAHGTTVLLTTQYLDEADQLASRIAVIDHGRVIAEGTKGELKASVGSGTVHLRLRDAAQRPEAERVLSLELDATVQLDADPVALTARVDAHGSDRGAAEQAARALAELARSGITVDNFSLGQPSLDEVFLALTDKKGVAA, translated from the coding sequence ATGAGCACTGAACTGGCCATCGAGACCACGGGGCTGGTGAAGGTCTTCGGCGAGAACCGCGCGGTGGACGGCGTCGACCTCGCGGTCCCGACCGGCACCGTCTACGGGGTCCTCGGACCCAACGGTGCCGGGAAGACCACCACCGTCCGGATGCTCGCGACGCTGCTGCGCCCGGACGACGGATCGGCCCGGGTGTTCGGCAAGGACGTGGTGAAGGAAGCCGACGCGGTCCGCAGCCGGGTCAGTCTCACCGGGCAGTACGCCTCGGTCGACGAGGACCTGACCGGCAACGAGAACCTCATCCTGCTCGCCCGCCTCCTGGGCCACTCCAGGACGGCGGCCCGTGACCGGGCGGCCCAGCTGCTCGAAGGGTTCGGGCTGACCGAGGCGGCCGGCAAGCAGGTGAAGAACTACTCGGGAGGCATGCGACGCCGCATCGACATCGCCGCCTCCATCCTCAACACCCCCGACCTGCTCTTCCTGGACGAGCCGACCACCGGACTCGACCCGCGCAGCCGCAACCAGGTCTGGGACATCGTGCGCGCGGTCGTCGCCCACGGCACCACGGTCCTGCTGACCACGCAGTATCTCGACGAGGCCGACCAGCTGGCCTCCCGGATCGCCGTGATCGACCACGGCCGGGTGATCGCCGAGGGCACCAAGGGCGAGCTCAAGGCCTCCGTCGGCTCCGGCACCGTCCACCTGCGGCTGCGCGACGCCGCCCAGCGGCCCGAGGCCGAGCGGGTGCTGTCGCTCGAACTCGACGCCACGGTCCAGCTGGACGCGGACCCGGTGGCGCTGACCGCCCGGGTCGACGCGCACGGCTCCGACCGGGGCGCGGCGGAACAGGCGGCACGGGCCCTGGCCGAGCTGGCCCGCTCCGGCATCACGGTCGACAACTTCTCGCTGGGACAGCCCAGCCTCGACGAGGTCTTCCTCGCTCTCACGGACAAGAAGGGAGTGGCGGCATGA
- a CDS encoding PhoX family protein, whose amino-acid sequence MRNLLPLISPHPGGRSALTCRYRCGDACFQEVPNTSDNEYAGDIIARAVSRRSMMRTAAVVTVAAAAGTAALTGPGTPQAEAAALAGHGHRPNPPKPAPSGARGLRFSPVAPNKDDKVSVSDGYSQNVVIRWGEPILRGAPAFNPEKQSAKAQAGQFGYNNDFLSLLPLPGERGRQVLVANHEYTNENLMFRGYDPANPTREQVEIAWAAHGLSVVVVQEESRTGKLGVVSRHPLNRRLTATSEFRLTGPAAGSPLLRTSADRTGRKVFGTLNNCAGGTTPWGTTLHGEENFNQYFANATTAEHKRYGIGTGATERKWERFDRRFDLAKEPNEANRFGWVVELDPYDPDSTPRKRTALGRFKHEAAQPRLTSDGRPVVYMGDDERFDYLYKFVSSKRMKKGNSRAAREHNLTLLDEGTLYVAKLTGDSPAAEIDGTGKLPSDGEFDGSGVWIPLATGTTSHVPGMTAEEVYVHTRLAGDKVGATKMDRPEDVEPSPRTGRVYVALTNNTDRGKEGKAPADEANPRNANKHGQILELAENWDDPAGDGFAWRLFLVAGDPNDPSTYFAGFPKDRVSPISCPDNVAFDAHGNLWISTDGNQLGSHDGLLGVATRGDRRGELKQFLTVPTGAETCGPVIQDRRVLVAVQHPGEVDGASVEKPASIWPDGPGKIVRPSVVAVWRKDGRDIGV is encoded by the coding sequence ACCGCTGTGGGGACGCCTGCTTCCAGGAGGTCCCGAACACCAGCGACAACGAGTACGCCGGCGACATCATCGCCCGTGCCGTCTCGCGCCGCTCGATGATGCGCACGGCCGCCGTCGTGACGGTCGCCGCCGCGGCCGGGACGGCCGCGCTGACCGGCCCGGGTACCCCGCAGGCGGAGGCCGCCGCGCTCGCCGGACACGGCCACCGACCGAACCCGCCGAAACCGGCCCCCTCCGGCGCCCGTGGCCTGAGGTTCTCGCCGGTCGCGCCCAACAAGGACGACAAGGTCTCCGTCTCCGACGGCTACAGCCAGAACGTGGTGATCCGGTGGGGTGAGCCGATCCTGCGCGGGGCGCCCGCCTTCAACCCGGAGAAGCAGTCCGCCAAGGCGCAGGCGGGCCAGTTCGGTTACAACAACGACTTCCTCTCGCTGCTCCCGCTCCCCGGCGAGCGCGGCCGTCAGGTTCTGGTCGCCAACCACGAGTACACGAACGAGAACCTCATGTTCCGTGGCTACGATCCGGCCAACCCCACGCGCGAGCAGGTGGAGATCGCCTGGGCCGCGCACGGACTCTCCGTGGTCGTCGTCCAGGAGGAGAGCCGCACCGGCAAGCTGGGCGTGGTCAGCCGTCACCCGCTGAACCGCCGCCTCACCGCGACGAGTGAATTCCGGCTCACCGGTCCGGCCGCGGGCAGCCCCCTGCTCCGTACGTCCGCCGACCGCACCGGCCGCAAGGTGTTCGGCACCCTCAACAACTGCGCCGGCGGCACCACTCCGTGGGGCACCACCCTGCACGGCGAGGAGAATTTCAACCAGTACTTCGCCAACGCCACCACCGCCGAGCACAAGCGGTACGGGATCGGCACCGGCGCCACCGAGCGCAAGTGGGAGCGGTTCGACCGGCGGTTCGACCTGGCGAAGGAGCCCAACGAGGCCAACCGCTTCGGCTGGGTCGTCGAACTCGACCCGTACGACCCGGACTCCACCCCGCGCAAGCGGACCGCGCTGGGCCGGTTCAAGCACGAGGCGGCCCAGCCCCGGCTGACCTCGGACGGCCGCCCGGTCGTCTACATGGGCGACGACGAGCGGTTCGACTACCTCTACAAGTTCGTCTCCAGCAAGCGGATGAAGAAGGGCAACTCGCGCGCCGCCCGCGAGCACAACCTGACGCTGCTGGACGAGGGCACGCTCTACGTCGCCAAGCTGACCGGCGACTCCCCGGCCGCCGAGATCGACGGCACCGGAAAGCTGCCCTCCGACGGCGAGTTCGACGGCAGCGGGGTCTGGATCCCGCTGGCCACCGGCACCACCTCGCACGTGCCGGGCATGACCGCCGAAGAGGTGTACGTCCACACGCGGCTGGCCGGTGACAAGGTCGGTGCCACCAAGATGGACCGGCCCGAGGACGTCGAGCCCTCGCCGCGCACCGGCCGGGTCTACGTGGCGCTCACCAACAACACCGACCGCGGCAAGGAGGGCAAGGCCCCGGCGGACGAGGCCAACCCGCGCAACGCCAACAAGCACGGGCAGATCCTGGAGCTCGCGGAGAACTGGGACGACCCGGCGGGCGACGGGTTCGCCTGGCGGCTCTTCCTCGTCGCGGGCGACCCGAACGACCCGTCGACGTACTTCGCCGGGTTCCCCAAGGACCGGGTCAGCCCCATCTCCTGCCCGGACAACGTGGCGTTCGACGCGCACGGCAACCTGTGGATCTCGACCGACGGCAACCAGCTCGGTTCGCACGACGGCCTCCTCGGTGTCGCCACCCGCGGTGACCGGCGTGGTGAGCTGAAGCAGTTCCTGACCGTCCCGACCGGCGCGGAGACCTGCGGGCCGGTCATCCAGGACCGCCGCGTCCTGGTCGCCGTCCAGCACCCGGGCGAGGTCGACGGCGCCTCGGTGGAGAAGCCGGCGAGCATCTGGCCCGACGGCCCGGGCAAGATCGTCCGCCCCTCCGTCGTCGCGGTCTGGCGCAAGGACGGGCGCGACATCGGGGTGTGA
- a CDS encoding RNA-binding S4 domain-containing protein, giving the protein MVSGDAPQAEGSVRVDVWIWSVRLTKTRAQAAAACRAGHVKVGGERAKPAQAVRIGDEVRLRHAGRDRVVVVSKIVKKRVGPPVAAECFVDNSPPPPPRELAIQVPVRDRGTGRPTKRDRREMDRLQGRPPEL; this is encoded by the coding sequence ATGGTTTCCGGTGACGCGCCGCAGGCGGAGGGAAGCGTCCGGGTCGACGTGTGGATCTGGTCGGTCCGGCTGACGAAGACCCGTGCCCAGGCGGCCGCGGCCTGCCGGGCCGGCCATGTGAAGGTCGGTGGCGAGCGGGCCAAGCCCGCCCAGGCCGTCCGGATCGGCGACGAGGTACGGCTCCGGCACGCGGGGCGGGACCGGGTGGTCGTCGTCTCGAAGATCGTGAAGAAGCGGGTCGGTCCGCCGGTGGCCGCCGAGTGCTTCGTCGACAACAGCCCGCCCCCGCCGCCGCGCGAGCTGGCGATCCAGGTTCCGGTACGGGACCGGGGCACCGGCCGGCCGACCAAGCGCGACCGCCGTGAGATGGATCGCCTCCAGGGACGTCCGCCGGAGCTCTGA
- a CDS encoding ABC transporter permease has protein sequence MSTATTKTELEDVALAPPDQERLSALLVGLDRPPRPSALSASLTFGWRAMLKIKHVPEQLFDVTAFPIMLVLMYTYLFGGALAGSTQEYIQFLLPGILVMSVVMITMYTGVSVNTDITKGVFDRFRTLPIWRPAPMVGYLLGDVLRYVLASVVMLTVGMIIGFRPDGGVLGMLAGVALLLVFAFAFSWIWTMFGLLLRTEKSVMGVSMMVIFPLTFLSNVFVDPRTMPGWLQAFVNNSPITHLATAVRELMAGNWPASDIAWSLGWAGAIMAVFGVVTMRLYNRR, from the coding sequence ATGAGCACCGCGACCACCAAGACGGAGCTGGAAGACGTCGCGCTCGCCCCGCCGGACCAGGAGCGTCTCTCGGCCCTCCTGGTCGGCCTGGACCGGCCGCCGAGACCCAGCGCGCTGTCGGCCTCCCTCACCTTCGGCTGGCGCGCCATGCTGAAGATCAAGCATGTGCCGGAGCAGCTCTTCGATGTGACGGCTTTTCCGATCATGCTGGTCCTGATGTACACGTACCTCTTCGGAGGGGCGCTGGCCGGCTCCACACAGGAGTACATCCAGTTCCTGCTGCCCGGCATCCTGGTGATGAGCGTCGTGATGATCACGATGTACACCGGCGTCTCGGTCAACACCGACATCACCAAGGGCGTCTTCGACCGGTTCCGTACGCTGCCGATCTGGCGGCCCGCGCCGATGGTCGGCTATCTGCTCGGCGACGTCCTGCGCTATGTGCTCGCCTCGGTGGTGATGCTGACGGTCGGCATGATCATCGGCTTCCGGCCGGACGGCGGAGTGCTCGGGATGCTGGCGGGGGTGGCCCTGCTGCTGGTCTTCGCGTTCGCGTTCTCGTGGATCTGGACCATGTTCGGGCTGCTGCTGCGCACGGAGAAGTCCGTGATGGGCGTCAGCATGATGGTGATCTTCCCGCTGACCTTCCTCAGCAACGTCTTCGTCGACCCGAGGACGATGCCGGGCTGGCTGCAGGCCTTCGTGAACAACAGCCCGATCACCCATCTGGCCACGGCGGTACGCGAGCTGATGGCGGGCAACTGGCCCGCATCCGACATCGCCTGGTCGCTGGGGTGGGCCGGGGCGATCATGGCTGTGTTCGGTGTCGTGACGATGAGGCTCTACAACCGCAGGTGA
- a CDS encoding NADPH-dependent FMN reductase yields MTDDRETDETGRNGGNEETGDGGDPLRVAVIIGSTREGRIGDAVGRWFVERARVRGELDLVVLDLAEFDFPVHYPERATEQMTEFAGAIGEAEAFVVVTPEYNRSFPASLKQAIDFAYDEWQTKPVGFVSYGHGSSGLYAVEQLRSVFTELHTVTLRNGVALDFLHTPLEDHAGACARDRAVRLMLDQLGWWGRALREARAVRPYVP; encoded by the coding sequence GTGACGGACGACAGGGAGACCGACGAGACCGGGAGGAACGGGGGGAACGAGGAGACCGGGGACGGTGGGGATCCGCTGCGGGTCGCGGTGATCATCGGCAGCACGCGCGAAGGGCGCATCGGCGACGCGGTCGGCCGATGGTTCGTGGAGCGGGCTCGGGTACGGGGCGAGCTCGACCTCGTCGTGCTGGACCTGGCGGAGTTCGACTTCCCCGTGCACTACCCGGAGCGGGCGACGGAGCAGATGACGGAGTTCGCCGGGGCGATCGGGGAGGCCGAGGCCTTCGTCGTGGTCACCCCGGAGTACAACCGCTCCTTCCCGGCCTCCCTCAAGCAGGCCATCGACTTCGCGTACGACGAATGGCAGACCAAGCCGGTCGGCTTCGTGAGCTACGGCCACGGCTCGTCCGGGCTGTACGCCGTGGAGCAGCTGCGCTCGGTCTTCACGGAGCTGCACACGGTGACCCTGCGCAACGGGGTCGCCCTCGACTTCCTGCACACGCCGCTGGAGGACCACGCCGGCGCCTGCGCACGGGACCGGGCGGTGCGGCTGATGCTGGACCAGCTCGGCTGGTGGGGCCGGGCCCTGCGCGAGGCGCGGGCGGTCCGCCCCTACGTCCCCTGA